One genomic window of Struthio camelus isolate bStrCam1 chromosome 1, bStrCam1.hap1, whole genome shotgun sequence includes the following:
- the PVALB gene encoding parvalbumin alpha encodes MAMTDVLSAEDIKKAVGAFSAAESFNYKKFFEMVGLKNKSPEDVKKVFHILDKDRSGFIEEDELKFVLKGFTPDGRDLSDKETKALMAAGDKDGDGKIGADVLDFIPLRFTKEQQ; translated from the exons ATGGCTATGACTGACGTGCTCAGCGCTGAGGATATCAAGAAGGCTGTGGGAGCCTTTTCAG CTGCTGAATCTTTCAACTACAAGAAGTTTTTCGAGATGGTAGGATTGAAAAATAAGAGCCCAGAAgatgtgaagaaggttttccACATTCTTGATAAGGATAGAAGTGGTTTCATTGAAGAGGATGAATTAAA GTTTGTACTGAAGGGCTTTACCCCAGATGGCAGAGACCTATCAGACAAAGAAACAAAGGCTCTTATGGCTGCAGGAGATAAGGACGGTGATGGTAAAATTGGCGCTGATG TTCTTGACTTCATCCCATTGAGATTTACAAAGGAACAACAGTGA
- the IFT27 gene encoding intraflagellar transport protein 27 homolog — translation MVKLAAKCLLAGDPAVGKSALAQMFRNDGAHFQKNYTMTTGTELLVKAVSVPETSDSVELFIFDSAGKDLFSEMLEKLWEQPNVLCLVYDVTNEQSFNNCVKWLEKVRAQAVGMHLPGVLVGNKTDLVGRRVVEQKQAQEWAEKHGLEYCEMSVKEMKNFEAPFHILAKLFHQLYREKVESFHSLV, via the exons ATGGTGAAGCTCGCCGCCAAGTGCCTCCTGGCAG GTGATCCAGCTGTGGGGAAGAGTGCCTTAGCCCAGATGTTCCGCAATGATGGGgcccattttcagaaaaattacaCAATG ACAACGGGCACAGAACTGTTGGTGAAGGCCGTATCAGTTCCAGAGACAAGCGATAGCGTG gaaCTCTTCATTTTTGACTCTGCAGGCAAAGATCTATTTTCTGAGATGCTGGAGAAACTG TGGGAGCAACCCAACGTCCTGTGCCTTGTGTACGATGTCACTAATGAGCAATCTTTCAATAACTGTGTCAAGTGGCTGGAGAAGGTGAGGGCTCAGGCAGTTGGGATGCATCTTCCAG GTGTCTTAGTGGGGAATAAAACAGACCTGGTTGGTCGTCGAGTTGTAGAGCAGAAACAAGCACAGGAGTGGGCTGAGAAGCATGGCCTGGAATACTGTGAGATGTCAGTG aAGGAGATGAAAAACTTTGAGGCCCCTTTCCACATCCTGGCAAAGTTATTCCACCAACTGTACAGAGAGAAGGTGGAATCTTTTCACTCACTGGTTTGA